In one Myxococcus xanthus genomic region, the following are encoded:
- a CDS encoding AMIN domain-containing protein, whose translation MEACWCVIASTLFCQREGVWSMKPFAAWLLGVVLVPFVALAQAPATNLNTITAVQVNGGTVTISGSQKANFTTFTMTDPPRLVIDISEAVFSEVPEEIQVGNGTVTAIRTASYGSEASSIARVLIGYEREVEADIQAQGNQLVVRVAGGGGQAVAQAPGTEKPQAGSSAADAAAAAAAERQAQEKAAADAAAAARAEREAQERASAEAAAAAKRDAEAEARRQEEARAASQRQQEEQARAEAERKRQEEASRASAQAAADEKRRQEESAKASAQSAAEEKRRQEEAARASAQAAADERRAQQQAAAEEQERRKAAARAEAEQRKAAQQSAAEERRAAAQAAAEERRAQQEAAAEERRQRQAEARASRESRQNQAVEPSRPSSSGSEASVSSRRKTLTLVGFQQQSGASRVFIRTNEPVSYSVSERGRSVVLELENTRVDASNNTLPLDTSYFATPVLRVDPSASGRDVRITIQLRQSAPFQARQEGNVISLDFQRTGR comes from the coding sequence TTGGAGGCATGCTGGTGCGTGATAGCCTCCACGCTCTTCTGTCAACGTGAAGGGGTGTGGTCGATGAAGCCGTTTGCCGCGTGGCTGCTCGGTGTGGTGCTCGTGCCCTTCGTGGCGCTCGCGCAGGCGCCGGCCACGAACCTGAACACCATCACCGCGGTGCAGGTGAACGGTGGGACGGTGACCATCTCCGGCTCGCAGAAGGCCAACTTCACCACGTTCACCATGACGGACCCGCCGCGGCTCGTCATCGACATCTCCGAGGCCGTCTTCTCCGAGGTGCCCGAGGAAATCCAGGTGGGCAATGGCACGGTGACGGCCATCCGCACCGCCAGCTATGGCTCCGAGGCGTCATCCATCGCGCGCGTGCTCATCGGCTACGAGCGCGAGGTGGAGGCGGACATCCAGGCCCAGGGCAACCAGCTCGTCGTCCGCGTCGCGGGCGGCGGAGGTCAAGCCGTGGCGCAGGCGCCGGGTACCGAGAAGCCCCAGGCGGGAAGCAGCGCCGCGGATGCCGCCGCGGCCGCCGCGGCGGAGCGTCAGGCCCAGGAGAAGGCCGCCGCGGATGCCGCCGCCGCGGCGCGCGCCGAGCGTGAGGCCCAGGAGAGGGCTTCCGCCGAAGCCGCCGCTGCCGCGAAGCGTGACGCGGAGGCCGAGGCGAGGCGTCAGGAGGAGGCTCGGGCCGCCTCTCAGCGTCAGCAGGAGGAGCAGGCTCGGGCCGAGGCGGAGCGCAAGCGCCAGGAGGAGGCTTCGCGTGCCTCGGCGCAGGCCGCCGCCGACGAGAAGCGGCGCCAGGAAGAGTCGGCGAAGGCGTCCGCTCAATCGGCGGCGGAGGAGAAGCGTCGCCAGGAGGAGGCCGCGCGCGCGTCCGCCCAGGCCGCCGCAGACGAGCGCCGGGCCCAGCAGCAGGCCGCCGCCGAGGAGCAGGAGCGACGCAAGGCCGCGGCCCGGGCCGAGGCCGAGCAGCGGAAGGCCGCTCAGCAGTCCGCCGCCGAGGAGCGTCGTGCCGCCGCGCAGGCCGCGGCGGAGGAGCGCCGGGCCCAGCAGGAGGCCGCCGCCGAGGAGCGCCGTCAGCGTCAGGCTGAGGCTCGTGCGTCTCGGGAGAGCCGCCAGAATCAGGCGGTGGAGCCCTCCCGGCCGAGTAGCTCCGGTTCGGAGGCCTCGGTGTCCTCGCGTCGCAAGACGCTGACGCTGGTCGGTTTCCAGCAGCAGTCGGGGGCCTCGCGCGTGTTCATCCGCACCAACGAGCCGGTCAGCTACTCCGTGTCGGAGCGGGGGCGCTCCGTGGTGTTGGAGCTGGAGAACACCCGCGTGGACGCCAGCAACAACACGCTGCCGCTGGACACGTCCTACTTCGCGACGCCGGTGCTCCGGGTGGACCCGAGCGCGTCCGGGCGGGATGTGCGCATCACCATCCAGCTCCGGCAGTCCGCGCCGTTCCAGGCCCGCCAGGAGGGCAACGTCATTTCATTGGACTTCCAGCGCACAGGCCGGTGA
- a CDS encoding alpha/beta hydrolase: MRLPDWRAAATSGPPIPSIDEVDFRALYSKTKYVVETADGWSLVITRYRPVKQPFPQPLFGEPLLLVHGFSQNRHTWTSGQFVKNLLFFGVDIHILELRGHGKSSIAFQKERAERFKRPLPPDLDYGWDIDSYFLYDLPAAVSGVKRITRRERIFYCGHSMGGMLGYGYAGIHNDFEGLITIGSPADLGRGFMLLRLLAHGAPMLAGMIDLTLASLNVGGKVEGAGRSLLARGVGVLNKGLGRRLSPRARRTLRFDAVPVDIILKTLERQLAKAEDSPLYQQLTTRLNRLINPERVSADDIRWLLREGGEREPRRVLEQFARWIRRGEMVCYRTGFDFKRGFGRIEVPMAIIFGDLDPLASLESTRSVYRAAKSEYLLWRPVKGNSHIELTMGHDIRQICYDIKNLIEYARTHRYRSPSLPRLR, encoded by the coding sequence ATGCGCCTGCCGGACTGGAGAGCCGCCGCGACATCGGGGCCACCCATCCCCTCCATCGACGAAGTCGATTTCAGGGCGCTTTACTCGAAGACGAAGTACGTCGTGGAGACGGCGGACGGCTGGTCGCTGGTCATCACCCGCTACCGTCCTGTGAAGCAGCCTTTTCCGCAACCGTTGTTTGGTGAGCCCCTGCTGCTGGTGCACGGTTTCTCACAGAACCGGCACACCTGGACCAGCGGGCAGTTCGTCAAGAACCTGCTCTTCTTCGGGGTGGACATCCACATCCTGGAGCTGCGCGGCCACGGCAAGAGCTCCATCGCGTTCCAGAAGGAGCGCGCCGAGCGCTTCAAGCGCCCCCTGCCGCCGGACCTCGACTACGGCTGGGATATCGACAGTTACTTCCTCTACGACCTGCCAGCGGCCGTCTCCGGCGTGAAGCGCATCACCCGGCGCGAGCGCATCTTCTACTGCGGCCACTCCATGGGCGGGATGCTGGGCTACGGCTACGCCGGCATCCACAATGACTTCGAAGGCCTCATCACCATCGGCTCTCCGGCGGACCTGGGGCGCGGCTTCATGCTGCTGCGCCTGCTGGCGCACGGCGCGCCCATGCTGGCCGGGATGATCGACCTGACGCTCGCCAGCCTCAACGTGGGCGGCAAGGTGGAGGGGGCGGGGCGCTCGCTGCTCGCGCGGGGCGTGGGCGTGTTGAACAAGGGCCTGGGACGCCGGCTATCACCCCGCGCGCGGCGGACGCTGCGCTTCGACGCGGTGCCGGTGGACATCATCCTCAAGACGCTGGAGCGCCAGCTCGCGAAGGCCGAGGACTCGCCGCTGTATCAACAGCTCACCACGCGGTTGAACCGTCTCATCAATCCGGAGCGCGTGAGCGCGGATGACATCCGCTGGTTGCTTCGTGAAGGCGGGGAGCGGGAGCCGCGCCGGGTGCTGGAGCAGTTCGCGCGGTGGATTCGCCGGGGAGAGATGGTCTGCTACCGCACCGGCTTCGACTTCAAGCGGGGCTTCGGTCGCATCGAGGTGCCCATGGCCATCATCTTCGGGGACCTGGACCCGCTGGCCTCGCTGGAGTCGACGCGCAGCGTGTATCGCGCCGCCAAGAGTGAGTATCTGCTCTGGCGTCCGGTGAAGGGCAATAGCCACATCGAGCTGACGATGGGGCATGACATCCGGCAGATCTGCTACGACATCAAGAACCTCATCGAGTACGCGCGGACCCACCGGTATCGCTCGCCGAGCCTTCCGCGGCTCCGCTAG
- a CDS encoding bifunctional folylpolyglutamate synthase/dihydrofolate synthase: MERVQEALAALGHPERRYPALHVAGTNGKGSTCAMTAASLHAAGHRVGLYTSPHLVRVNERIRVDSEDISDADFGLRILEVLERYPSAVSSPMTYFEFGTVVALWHFAQVRVDVAVLETGLGGRLDATTAASPVVTAITPVSFDHMEYLGDTLAAIAGEKAGILKPGVPCVVARQAPEALEAILRKAEQVGAPVRLEGRDFTGERQPDGGLSYRGATWSLDGLSVALRGPHQRQNAAVALACLEALQERGVTAPPEAARAGLASACWPGRLEEVGQQPILLLDGAHNPAGVEVLLASLKDLYPGRRLHLVFGVVGDKDRGPMMRALLPECASVQLTPLETPRSLAPEAYLAEARALCADVTAWPDADAALAAARKRAAANDLVLCTGSLFLVGMMKARMYRNLGAMHQPP, translated from the coding sequence TTGGAGCGCGTGCAGGAGGCCCTGGCAGCGCTGGGCCACCCGGAGCGGCGGTATCCGGCGCTCCATGTCGCCGGGACGAACGGGAAGGGCAGCACCTGTGCCATGACGGCGGCGTCGCTCCATGCCGCCGGGCACCGCGTGGGGCTCTACACGTCTCCGCATCTGGTGCGCGTCAACGAGCGCATCCGCGTGGACAGCGAGGACATCTCCGACGCGGACTTCGGCCTGCGCATCCTGGAGGTGTTGGAGCGCTACCCCAGCGCCGTGTCCTCTCCCATGACGTACTTCGAGTTCGGCACCGTCGTCGCCCTGTGGCACTTCGCCCAGGTGCGCGTGGATGTGGCCGTGCTGGAGACGGGCCTGGGCGGCCGGCTGGACGCCACCACCGCCGCCAGCCCGGTGGTGACGGCGATTACCCCCGTGTCCTTCGACCACATGGAGTACCTGGGCGACACGCTGGCGGCCATCGCGGGCGAGAAGGCGGGCATCCTCAAGCCGGGCGTGCCGTGTGTCGTCGCGCGGCAGGCCCCGGAGGCCTTGGAAGCCATCCTCCGCAAGGCCGAGCAAGTCGGGGCCCCGGTGCGGCTGGAGGGACGTGACTTCACGGGCGAGCGTCAGCCCGATGGTGGCCTGTCGTACCGCGGGGCGACCTGGTCCCTGGATGGGCTGTCCGTCGCGCTGCGGGGGCCCCATCAGCGGCAGAACGCGGCGGTGGCGCTCGCCTGCCTGGAGGCCTTGCAGGAGCGCGGCGTCACCGCGCCGCCCGAGGCCGCGCGTGCGGGCCTGGCGTCGGCGTGCTGGCCGGGGCGTCTGGAGGAGGTGGGGCAGCAGCCCATCCTCTTGCTGGACGGCGCACACAACCCGGCGGGCGTGGAGGTGCTGCTCGCGTCGCTGAAGGACCTCTACCCGGGGCGTCGCCTCCACCTCGTCTTCGGCGTGGTGGGGGACAAGGACCGGGGACCGATGATGCGAGCGCTGTTGCCCGAGTGTGCCTCGGTGCAGCTCACGCCTTTGGAGACGCCTCGCTCACTGGCTCCCGAGGCCTACCTGGCAGAGGCGCGCGCGCTGTGCGCGGACGTGACTGCCTGGCCGGATGCGGACGCGGCCCTTGCCGCGGCGCGCAAGCGGGCAGCCGCGAACGACCTCGTCCTTTGTACAGGTTCACTGTTCCTTGTCGGGATGATGAAGGCTCGCATGTATCGAAACCTTGGCGCGATGCATCAGCCGCCGTAG
- the accD gene encoding acetyl-CoA carboxylase, carboxyltransferase subunit beta: MAWFSKKPRIAVDTEPQAEPRPSRMEGLWAKCETCDEIIYRQELEKNWMVCPHCEHHHYWAARARLAALLDPDSFEEFDKELEPQDPLGFSDSKKYKDRLKSTRKNLGEPDAFISGVGRIQGHQVSVGCFVFEFMGGSMGSVVGEKVARVFERAHELKCSAIVFSASGGARMQEGIFSLMQMAKTSAAIARFRTGTRPYISVLLNPTTGGVAASFSWLGDVILAEPKALIGFAGPRVIEQTIRQKLPEGFQRSEFLLDHGMIDAIIHRKDLRAKLGQILGLLG, translated from the coding sequence ATGGCCTGGTTCTCGAAGAAGCCGCGCATCGCCGTTGACACCGAACCGCAAGCCGAGCCCCGCCCGTCCCGCATGGAGGGTCTGTGGGCGAAGTGCGAGACGTGCGACGAAATCATCTACCGCCAGGAGCTGGAGAAGAACTGGATGGTGTGTCCGCACTGCGAGCACCACCACTACTGGGCGGCTCGCGCGCGGCTGGCGGCGCTGCTGGACCCCGACAGCTTCGAAGAGTTCGACAAGGAGCTGGAGCCGCAGGACCCGCTCGGGTTCAGTGACTCGAAGAAGTACAAGGACCGCCTGAAGTCCACCCGGAAGAACCTGGGCGAGCCGGATGCCTTCATCTCCGGCGTGGGCCGCATCCAGGGCCACCAGGTGTCGGTGGGCTGCTTCGTCTTCGAGTTCATGGGCGGCTCCATGGGCTCTGTCGTGGGCGAGAAGGTGGCCCGCGTCTTCGAGCGCGCGCACGAGCTGAAGTGCTCCGCCATCGTCTTCTCCGCCTCGGGCGGCGCGCGCATGCAGGAGGGCATCTTCTCCCTCATGCAGATGGCCAAGACGTCGGCGGCCATCGCCCGCTTCCGCACCGGCACGCGGCCGTACATCTCCGTGCTGCTCAACCCCACCACTGGCGGCGTCGCCGCGTCCTTCTCGTGGCTGGGCGACGTCATCCTCGCCGAGCCCAAGGCCCTCATCGGGTTCGCCGGTCCGCGCGTCATCGAGCAGACCATCCGCCAGAAACTGCCGGAGGGCTTCCAGCGCTCCGAGTTCCTGCTGGACCATGGAATGATTGACGCCATCATCCACCGCAAGGACCTGCGCGCGAAGCTGGGCCAGATCCTGGGGCTGCTGGGCTGA
- a CDS encoding MBL fold metallo-hydrolase, protein MKLRVLGCHGGELPNCKSTCFLVDDVLALDAGALTGTLSLDELCRVDHVLVGHSHFDHVKDLPLMADLVIGRRDTPVTIYASRECARALRDNMFNNALWPDFTRIPTKRKPVLQIKTFRAGSSFQVGPYTVRSVPVSHPVESCGFIISNGKSALAMSGDTGPTDKLWKALNETKNLKALLLETSFPNKLQSLADISGHLTPHTLSLELQKFERNGASVLLYHLKPAFVSQLKKELAELPVEVLELGDTFEL, encoded by the coding sequence GTGAAGCTGCGAGTCCTCGGCTGCCACGGCGGCGAGCTACCCAACTGCAAGAGCACCTGCTTCCTCGTCGATGACGTGCTGGCGCTCGATGCGGGGGCGCTCACGGGGACGTTGTCGCTGGATGAGCTGTGCCGCGTGGACCACGTCCTGGTGGGGCACAGCCACTTCGACCATGTGAAGGACCTGCCGCTGATGGCGGACCTGGTCATCGGCCGGCGCGACACCCCGGTCACCATCTACGCCTCGCGCGAGTGCGCCCGGGCCCTGCGCGACAACATGTTCAACAACGCGCTCTGGCCGGACTTCACCCGCATTCCGACGAAGCGCAAGCCCGTGCTGCAGATCAAGACGTTCCGGGCTGGCAGCAGCTTCCAGGTGGGCCCCTACACCGTGCGAAGCGTGCCGGTGAGCCACCCCGTGGAGTCGTGCGGCTTCATCATCTCCAACGGCAAGAGCGCCCTGGCGATGAGCGGCGACACCGGCCCCACGGACAAGCTGTGGAAGGCGCTGAACGAGACGAAGAACCTCAAGGCGCTGCTGCTGGAGACGTCCTTCCCCAACAAGCTCCAGTCGCTGGCCGACATCTCCGGCCACCTCACGCCGCACACGCTGAGCCTGGAACTCCAGAAGTTCGAGCGCAACGGCGCATCGGTACTGCTGTATCACCTGAAGCCCGCCTTCGTGTCGCAGCTCAAGAAGGAGCTGGCCGAGCTGCCGGTGGAAGTGCTGGAGCTGGGCGATACCTTCGAGCTGTAG
- a CDS encoding Crp/Fnr family transcriptional regulator has product MGAEETLFQRFGKEFPQGTELFREGEAGKEMFVIQAGRVAISKRVRDVEKVLAVLGPGEFFGEMAIISNKPRNASATVNEDARLLVIDPKTFEGMIRGNAEIAVRMIKKLAERLSEADAQIENLLHNDPASRVVHQIIQACQSRGRPLDEGVEIDFAMRELPRQIGVGEPAVRAVVDRLERSGLVERNGDRMTVPDTARLHDFLQYLEMKWKFGDL; this is encoded by the coding sequence ATGGGCGCCGAGGAAACCCTCTTTCAACGTTTCGGCAAGGAGTTCCCCCAGGGCACCGAGCTCTTCCGCGAGGGAGAAGCCGGCAAGGAGATGTTCGTCATCCAAGCAGGACGGGTGGCCATCTCCAAGCGGGTCCGTGACGTCGAGAAGGTTCTCGCCGTCCTGGGCCCCGGTGAGTTCTTCGGGGAGATGGCCATCATTTCCAACAAGCCGCGCAATGCCTCGGCCACGGTCAACGAGGACGCGAGGCTGCTGGTCATCGACCCCAAGACGTTCGAGGGGATGATCCGCGGCAATGCGGAGATCGCCGTCCGGATGATCAAGAAGCTGGCCGAACGCCTCTCCGAGGCGGACGCCCAGATCGAGAACCTGCTGCACAACGACCCGGCCAGCCGGGTGGTGCACCAGATCATCCAGGCCTGCCAGAGCCGGGGCCGTCCCCTGGACGAGGGCGTGGAGATCGACTTCGCGATGCGGGAACTGCCGCGCCAGATTGGTGTGGGCGAGCCCGCGGTCCGCGCCGTGGTGGACCGGCTGGAGCGTTCCGGTCTGGTCGAGCGGAACGGGGACCGGATGACCGTGCCGGACACGGCCAGGCTGCACGACTTCCTCCAATACCTGGAGATGAAGTGGAAGTTCGGAGACCTCTAG
- the purM gene encoding phosphoribosylformylglycinamidine cyclo-ligase, whose amino-acid sequence MGTTYKQSGVDIEAGDAFVERIKPHAARTMRPEVMGGVGGFGGLFALPPGKYQQPVLVAGTDGVGTKLKVAFAAGRHGTVGIDLVAMSVNDILTCGAEPLFFLDYFATGRLEVDDAAEVVKGIALGCEQAGCALLGGETAEMPGFYARGEYDLAGFCVGVVERAAIIDGKSVKPGDALIGLPSSGLHSNGYSLARKVLLDDGKLALDATPEGLDRPLVDALLEPTRIYVKDVLALLQAVKVKGLAHITGSGIPGNLPRCLPDGTRAVLSEQTWPKPPIFDLIAKLGSVARDEMFNTFNMGLGLILVVAKEDVAQALSVLSGRGVQAFEVGRVEAGQGEATAVIDP is encoded by the coding sequence GTGGGAACGACCTACAAGCAGTCCGGAGTAGACATCGAGGCCGGCGACGCGTTCGTCGAGCGCATCAAGCCCCATGCCGCGCGCACCATGCGCCCTGAAGTCATGGGCGGAGTGGGTGGATTCGGCGGCCTGTTCGCCCTGCCACCAGGCAAGTACCAGCAGCCAGTGCTGGTGGCCGGCACGGACGGCGTGGGCACCAAGCTGAAGGTGGCCTTCGCCGCTGGACGCCATGGGACGGTGGGCATCGACCTGGTGGCCATGTCGGTGAACGACATCCTCACCTGCGGCGCCGAGCCCCTCTTCTTCCTCGACTACTTCGCCACCGGGCGCCTGGAGGTCGACGACGCCGCCGAGGTGGTGAAGGGCATCGCCCTGGGCTGCGAGCAGGCCGGGTGCGCCCTGCTGGGCGGCGAGACGGCGGAGATGCCAGGCTTCTACGCGCGCGGCGAATACGACCTCGCGGGCTTCTGCGTGGGCGTGGTGGAGCGCGCGGCCATCATCGACGGCAAGAGCGTGAAGCCGGGTGACGCGCTCATCGGGCTCCCCTCCTCTGGCCTGCACAGCAACGGCTATTCGCTGGCGCGCAAGGTGCTGCTGGACGACGGAAAGCTGGCCCTGGACGCGACGCCCGAGGGCCTGGACCGGCCGCTCGTGGACGCGCTACTGGAGCCCACGCGCATCTACGTGAAGGACGTGCTGGCGCTGCTCCAGGCGGTGAAGGTGAAGGGCCTGGCGCACATCACCGGCAGCGGCATTCCAGGCAACCTGCCCCGCTGCCTGCCGGACGGCACGCGCGCGGTGCTGAGTGAGCAGACTTGGCCCAAGCCGCCCATCTTCGACCTCATCGCGAAGCTGGGGAGCGTGGCCCGCGACGAGATGTTCAACACGTTCAACATGGGCCTGGGGCTCATCCTCGTCGTGGCGAAGGAAGACGTCGCCCAGGCGCTGAGCGTGCTGAGCGGCCGGGGCGTGCAGGCCTTCGAGGTCGGCCGCGTGGAAGCGGGCCAGGGCGAGGCCACGGCGGTCATCGACCCATGA